A stretch of Brassica rapa cultivar Chiifu-401-42 chromosome A08, CAAS_Brap_v3.01, whole genome shotgun sequence DNA encodes these proteins:
- the LOC103835897 gene encoding probable galacturonosyltransferase 11 gives MRRRRVARRRLLSWIWLLLGSFSVAGLVLFMVQHRHQQQDPSQLNLERDTRTDNVSPPRLNFTEEVTSASSFARQLAEQMTLAKAYVFIAKEHNNLHLAWELSSKIRTCQLLLSKAAMRGQPISLDEAKPIVTGLSSLIYKAQDAHYDIATSMMTMKSHIQALEERANAATVQTTVFGQSVAEAVPKSLHCLMIKLTSDWLTERREVADESRNSPRLVDNNLYHFCIFTDNVIAASVAVNSTVANADHPKQLVFHVVTNRVSYKAMQAWFLGNDFKGAAIEIRSVEEFSWLNASYSPVVKQLLDKDSRAYYFGDQETNSEPKVRNPKYLSLLNHLRFYIPEIYPQLEKIVFLDDDVVVQKDLTPLFSLDLHGNVNGAVETCLEAFHRYYKYLNFSDPLISSKFDPQACGWAFGMNVFDLIAWRKANVTGRYHYWQEKNRERTLWKLGTLPPGLLAFYGLTEPLDRRWHVLGLGYDVNIDNRLIETAAVIHYNGNMKPWLKIGIGRYKPFWFKFLNSSHPYLQDCVTA, from the exons ATGAGGAGGCGGAGGGTAGCTAGAAGGAGATTGTTGAGTTGGATATGGCTTCTCCTTGGCTCTTTCTCTGTTGCTGGATTGGTTCTCTTCATGGTTCAGCATCGTCATCAACAGCAAGATCCATCTCAGCTCAACCTT GAAAGAGACACAAGAACCGACAACGTATCTCCTCCTCGTTTAAACTTCACGGAAGAGGTAACAAGCGCTTCCTCCTTCGCTAGGCAGCTAGCAGAGCAAATGACGCTCGCCAAGGCCTATGTTTTCATAGCCAAAGAGCACAACAATCTCCACTTAGCTTGGGAGCTGAGCTCCAAGATCAGAACATGTCAGCTTCTCCTCTCCAAAGCAGCGATGAGAGGCCAGCCCATTTCGCTAGACGAAGCGAAACCGATCGTCACCGGCCTGTCATCTCTCATCTACAAGGCGCAGGACGCGCATTACGACATAGCCACCTCGATGATGACTATGAAGTCTCACATCCAAGCCCTCGAAGAGCGCGCCAACGCAGCAACCGTTCAGACAACAGTGTTTGGTCAATCCGTTGCGGAGGCGGTGCCGAAGAGCCTCCACTGTTTGATGATCAAGCTAACGTCAGATTGGTTAACTGAGCGCCGTGAAGTGGCGGATGAGAGCAGAAACTCGCCGAGACTCGTTGACAACAACCTCTACCATTTCTGTATCTTTACTGATAATGTAATAGCTGCTTCTGTTGCTGTTAACTCGACTGTGGCCAACGCTGATCATCCGAAGCAGCTTGTGTTCCACGTAGTGACGAATCGAGTTAGCTACAAGGCTATGCAGGCTTGGTTTCTTGGTAATGACTTCAAGGGGGCAGCGATAGAGATCAGAAGCGTGGAAGAGTTCTCTTGGCTGAATGCTTCTTACTCTCCCGTTGTTAAGCAGCTGCTGGATAAAGACTCGAGAGCTTACTACTTCGGGGACCAAGAAACAAACTCTGAGCCAAAAGTGAGGAACCCGAAGTACTTGTCACTACTCAACCATCTCAGATTCTACATCCCCGAGATCTATCCTCAGCTGGAAAAGATCGTTTTCCTAGACGACGACGTTGTTGTTCAGAAAGATTTGACTCCACTCTTCTCCTTAGACCTTCACGGGAACGTCAACGGAGCTGTGGAGACGTGTCTTGAAGCCTTTCACCGTTACTACAAGTACCTAAACTTCTCTGACCCGCTTATAAGCTCAAAGTTTGATCCGCAAGCGTGCGGATGGGCCTTTGGTATGAACGTTTTCGATCTCATAGCGTGGAGGAAAGCGAACGTGACTGGTAGGTACCATTACTGGCAAgagaagaacagagagagaacGCTTTGGAAGCTAGGGACTCTTCCTCCGGGTCTGTTGGCTTTCTATGGTCTCACCGAGCCGCTAGACAGAAGATGGCATGTCTTGGGGTTAGGCTACGATGTGAACATTGATAACCGTTTGATAGAAACCGCGGCTGTGATTCATTACAATGGAAACATGAAGCCTTGGCTAAAGATTGGTATTGGTAGGTATAAACCTTTTTGGTTCAAGTTTTTGAACTCAAGCCATCCTTATTTACAAGATTGCGTCACAgcttag
- the LOC103835898 gene encoding transcription factor MYB51: MVRTPCCKAELGLKKGAWTPEEDQKLVSYVNCHGEGGWRTLPEKAGLKRCGKSCRLRWANYLRPDIKRGEFTEDEERSIISLHALHGNKWAAIARGLPGRTDNEIKNHWNTHIKKRLIKKGVDPVTHKSLISDKSENLPEIPEKQNVIQTIITSDDDLDNEKVKNNNEKPGLSSAKFLNRVANRFGKRINQSVLSEIIGSGGPLTTTTTSHTATTTSVTVNSESDKSTSSSFTPTSDLLCQMTVNGNATSSPSTFSEASVNDSLMYCDNEDNLGFSNFLNDEDFMMLEESSVDNTEFMKELSRFLEEDVNDDVEVMPVYEHQDNIEDIDNYFA; encoded by the exons ATGGTGCGGACACCGTGTTGCAAAGCTGAACTAGGCTTAAAGAAAGGAGCATGGACTCCCGAGGAAGATCAGAAGCTTGTCTCCTACGTCAATTGTCACGGTGAAGGTGGATGGCGAACTCTCCCGGAAAAAGctg GACTCAAAAGATGTGGCAAAAGCTGCAGACTGAGATGGGCTAATTATCTACGACCTGACATCAAAAGAGGAGAGTTCACTGAAGATGAAGAACGTTCTATCATCTCTCTTCATGCCCTTCATGGCAACAA ATGGGCTGCAATAGCTCGTGGATTACCGGGAAGAACCGATAACGAAATCAAGAACCACTGGAACACTCATATCAAAAAACGTTTGATAAAGAAAGGTGTCGATCCGGTTACACACAAGAGCTTGATCTCCGACAAATCAGAAAACCTCCCCGAGATTCCAGAGAAGCAAAACGTTATTCAGACAATTATAACGAGTGATGATGATCTTGATAATGAGAAGGTGAAGAATAACAACGAGAAGCCGGGATTATCATCGGCTAAGTTCTTGAACAGAGTAGCTAATAGGTTCGGAAAGAGAATCAATCAAAGTGTTCTGTCTGAGATTATCGGAAGTGGTGGCCCacttactactactactacaagTCACACTGCTACTACTACAAGTGTCACCGTTAACTCCGAATCAGATAAGTCAACTAGCTCTTCTTTCACACCAACCTCAGATCTTCTATGCCAGATGACTGTTAACGGTAACGCTACATCGTCTCCGTCCACATTCTCTGAGGCATCCGTTAATGATAGTTTAATGTACTGTGATAATGAGGATAATCTCGGATTCTCAAATTTTCTGAATGATGAAGATTTCATGATGTTGGAAGAGTCTAGTGTTGACAACACTGAGTTTATGAAAGAACTTTCGAGGTTTCTTGAGGAGGACGTGAACGACGACGTCGAGGTGATGCCTGTCTATGAGCATCAAGACAATATCGAAGATATTGATAACTATTTTGCATGA
- the LOC103835901 gene encoding 60S ribosomal protein L6-1 gives MPAAKQRTPKVSRNPDLIRGVGKYSRSQMYHKRGLWAIKAKNGGVFPRHDAKSKVVAPAEKAAKFYPAEDVKKPLANRRKPKPTKLKASITPGTVLIILAGRFKGKRVVFLKQLTSGLLLVTGPFKINGVPLRRVNQSYVIGTSTKVDISGVSIEKFDDKYFGKVAEKKTKKGEGEFFEADKEAKKEFPQERKEDQKTVDAALVKSIEAVPELKIYLGARFSLSQGMKPHELVF, from the exons ATGCCGGCGGCTAAGCAGAGGACCCCGAAAGTAAGCAGAAACCCCGATCTGATCAGGGGTGTCGGCAAATACTCTCGCTCGCAAATGTACCACAAGAGAGGTTTGTGGGCAATCAAGGCCAAAAACGGCGGCGTTTTCCCCCGTCACGACGCTAAGTCCAAGGTCGTAGCTCCGGCTGAGAAGGCCGCCAAGTTCTACCCGGCGGAAGACGTTAAGAAGCCGCTCGCCAACAGACGCAAGCCTAAGCCTACCAAACTCAA AGCTAGCATTACTCCAGGAACTGTGTTGATTATCCTTGCTGGTAGATTCAAGGGCAAGAGAGTTGTCTTTCTCAAGCAACTCACTTCTGGTTTGCTTTTGGTTACTG GGCCATTCAAGATCAACGGTGTCCCTTTGAGACGTGTTAACCAGTCGTACGTGATTGGAACCTCCACAAAGGTTGACATTTCTGGAGTCAGCATTGAGAAATTCGATGATAAGTACTTCGGAAAGGTTGCTGAGAAGAAGACTAAGAAAGGAGAAGGCGAGTTCTTTGAAGCTGACAAAGAG gCGAAGAAAGAGTTCCCACAAGAGAGGAAAGAAGACCAGAAAACCGTAGACGCAGCTCTGGTCAAATCCATTGAAGCAGTCCCAGAGCTCAAGATCTACCTCGGCGCTAGGTTCTCTTTGTCGCAAGGAATGAAACCCCATGAGCTTGTCTTCTAG